From a region of the Synechococcus sp. PCC 7335 genome:
- a CDS encoding DUF2892 domain-containing protein has translation MSSNVGTVDRFLRILAGSVLLYLGVIVYAGSNVGLTLDVVGTIALLTGIIGFCGLYKLLGINTRPTDSLS, from the coding sequence ATGTCTAGCAATGTAGGTACTGTAGACCGCTTTCTTCGCATTCTTGCCGGGAGTGTACTGCTGTATTTGGGTGTGATTGTCTATGCCGGTTCTAATGTAGGACTCACCCTAGATGTGGTGGGTACCATTGCGCTTCTCACTGGCATTATCGGCTTTTGCGGACTGTATAAACTGCTGGGAATTAATACTCGCCCAACAGATTCTCTTTCATGA
- a CDS encoding radical SAM protein, whose product MTPVSDFDPVYGPVTSWRYGRSLGIDPIGPISTCPFNCVYCQLGNIQRQTIQRQVFVSTDHIQRSLKRIDPATVDVVTLSGSGEPTLALNLADIIACAKAQINRPVVILTNGTLLGDRSVRSALQSADRVAVKLDARSDQMLQGVNRPVAGLTWDTIFAGIRDFSEGYRGELALQTMLLSPWDAPKREQYIKLVQQLMPDEVQLNTPSRPRARIRQLAARGNQTLELEPSHLQSLKCVSTETLKAFATEIETYSGISTRYPCFKH is encoded by the coding sequence ATGACGCCTGTTTCCGATTTTGATCCTGTGTATGGCCCCGTCACTTCATGGCGGTATGGGCGATCGCTCGGCATCGATCCGATTGGCCCAATCTCCACTTGTCCTTTCAACTGCGTGTACTGTCAGCTAGGTAACATTCAGCGTCAAACCATCCAACGTCAGGTGTTTGTTAGCACCGACCATATTCAGCGATCGCTAAAACGCATCGATCCGGCAACTGTTGATGTTGTCACACTCAGTGGCAGTGGAGAACCCACGCTGGCCCTAAACTTAGCAGACATCATTGCTTGCGCAAAAGCGCAGATCAATCGCCCCGTTGTTATACTAACCAACGGCACTTTGTTAGGAGATAGATCGGTTCGTTCTGCACTGCAATCAGCCGATCGGGTAGCGGTGAAACTCGATGCCCGATCCGATCAGATGTTGCAGGGTGTTAATCGACCCGTAGCAGGACTGACGTGGGACACCATCTTTGCGGGTATCAGAGACTTTTCGGAAGGCTATCGAGGGGAGCTGGCGCTACAAACGATGCTGCTATCGCCATGGGATGCGCCTAAGCGCGAGCAATACATCAAACTGGTGCAACAACTCATGCCCGACGAAGTGCAGCTCAATACGCCTTCTCGCCCGAGAGCCCGCATTCGACAGCTAGCCGCCAGAGGCAACCAAACTCTTGAATTAGAGCCTTCTCACCTGCAATCACTCAAATGCGTGAGTACAGAAACGCTCAAAGCCTTCGCTACCGAAATTGAAACCTATTCAGGCATTTCAACCCGTTACCCTTGCTTTAAGCATTAA
- a CDS encoding helix-turn-helix transcriptional regulator has translation MNSVVDNSLLIAPVFDAQHFERVAERFKLLGDASRLRIISAICQQERSVTEICDRTHLNQPNVSKHLKTLKQAGVVACRRVGLCRYYRVTDKDFCSTCIKSLLLSL, from the coding sequence ATGAATTCAGTGGTAGATAATTCACTGTTGATAGCTCCTGTTTTTGACGCGCAACACTTTGAGCGAGTGGCTGAGCGGTTCAAGTTGCTAGGTGACGCTAGTCGCTTGCGAATTATCTCTGCGATTTGTCAACAGGAGCGGAGCGTGACTGAAATATGCGATCGCACTCATCTGAACCAGCCCAATGTTTCTAAGCATTTAAAGACTCTCAAACAGGCAGGTGTTGTTGCCTGCCGCCGCGTAGGGCTCTGTCGGTACTATCGAGTGACTGACAAAGATTTTTGTTCAACTTGCATCAAGTCGCTATTGTTATCTCTTTAG
- a CDS encoding DUF3122 domain-containing protein, producing MWKNARQLILRVVICGIVVILCLGGVEALSALPATAAIRQLEEAPGQVVYQSRQTLQDQHGNSWQAIAFKRIRPGKDPVLFLRLVAFPGIASIDRSHPLVLTNSLGNVLTADDASARIFTDEASPEPNVGQYDLAPIISELQPILPLKLSLPTTQSEPVEILVPSSLVEEWKTL from the coding sequence ATGTGGAAAAATGCACGTCAGCTTATTTTGAGGGTTGTCATTTGCGGCATCGTTGTAATCCTCTGTCTAGGCGGTGTAGAAGCACTCTCAGCTTTGCCCGCGACAGCCGCTATCAGGCAGTTAGAAGAAGCCCCTGGACAAGTTGTCTATCAGTCTCGTCAGACGCTACAGGATCAACATGGTAACAGTTGGCAGGCTATTGCCTTTAAACGCATTCGTCCAGGTAAAGATCCCGTTCTTTTTCTTCGGTTAGTCGCTTTTCCAGGTATTGCTAGTATCGACCGATCTCATCCGCTGGTACTCACTAACTCTCTTGGCAATGTGCTAACAGCGGATGACGCATCGGCAAGAATTTTCACTGATGAAGCCTCGCCGGAACCCAACGTTGGCCAGTACGACCTAGCGCCAATTATCTCTGAGCTTCAACCGATCCTACCCCTAAAACTCAGTTTACCTACAACTCAATCTGAACCTGTAGAAATACTGGTGCCATCATCTTTAGTAGAAGAGTGGAAAACGCTATAA
- a CDS encoding ion channel yields MGLNQKPKQRQKLVTSNGIVRLPHSSIWYKYWRDPYHLLLTIPWSGFVALIVCLYAALNTFFALIYLIGGADGIVNARPHSFWDAFFFSVQTLASIGYGTMYPNTPFTNTVVAVEVLIGLIGVAIVTGLAFARFSRSTARIMFSRVAVVAPYNGSPALMFRVANQRGNQIVEAQMRVYLLRDEVSLEGQFIRRLYPLTLLRAQTPDFSLTWMAIHPINATSPLQGQTPESLVQLRAQIVVSLGGIDETVAQAVHARHLFNAEDILWNYRLVDIIRDTAGGDRYIDFTHFHSVTGVAE; encoded by the coding sequence GTGGGTTTAAACCAAAAACCGAAACAGCGACAGAAGCTCGTCACCTCTAACGGTATTGTACGCCTTCCCCACTCCAGCATTTGGTACAAGTATTGGCGCGACCCCTACCACCTATTGCTGACGATTCCCTGGTCAGGGTTTGTGGCCCTCATTGTCTGTTTATATGCGGCCCTAAATACCTTTTTCGCACTGATTTACTTAATCGGTGGAGCAGATGGAATCGTCAATGCGCGGCCTCATTCCTTCTGGGACGCATTCTTTTTCAGCGTTCAAACCCTTGCCTCTATTGGTTACGGCACAATGTATCCCAATACGCCGTTTACCAATACGGTAGTTGCAGTCGAGGTGTTGATTGGGCTAATCGGAGTGGCGATTGTAACCGGGCTTGCTTTCGCCAGATTTTCTCGCTCCACTGCGCGGATTATGTTTAGCCGAGTAGCTGTGGTGGCCCCCTATAATGGCTCACCTGCGCTGATGTTTCGGGTCGCCAATCAACGAGGAAATCAGATCGTTGAGGCACAAATGAGAGTGTATTTACTACGAGATGAAGTGAGCTTAGAAGGTCAGTTCATTCGTCGGCTATATCCACTGACATTGCTGCGCGCACAAACGCCCGATTTTTCATTGACATGGATGGCTATTCACCCGATTAATGCCACCAGTCCCCTGCAAGGACAGACGCCTGAATCGTTAGTTCAGCTACGTGCTCAGATTGTTGTTTCTTTAGGCGGCATTGACGAGACCGTGGCGCAGGCGGTTCACGCTAGGCATTTGTTTAATGCAGAAGATATTTTGTGGAACTATCGCTTGGTGGATATTATCCGCGATACCGCTGGAGGCGATCGCTACATCGACTTTACTCATTTCCACTCTGTTACAGGCGTAGCAGAGTGA
- the hetL gene encoding heterocyst differentiation pentapeptide repeat protein HetL, translating to MGIDAKTLQSKYNAGERDFSALTLLEIELIGLNFCGANFSGSDLRQSRLGRTHFSGANFEKSNLSESLLWGSDLHAASLKDAQLREADLSGAILTGANLSHANLVKASLCGANLAQANLSGALLCDADLRSTSDQRTDLGQANLSHADLSYAHLNGAILCNANLSYAKLCRANFKKDVHPGGFPTLLSGANLQGADLSYADLTGVDLSEVDLRGADLTGTLLDP from the coding sequence ATGGGTATAGATGCCAAAACACTGCAATCAAAATACAACGCGGGTGAGCGCGATTTTTCGGCCCTAACGCTCCTCGAAATTGAGCTGATTGGGCTAAACTTTTGTGGTGCCAACTTTAGCGGATCTGACTTACGACAGTCACGCTTGGGACGAACTCATTTTTCGGGTGCTAATTTTGAGAAAAGCAATTTGAGTGAATCTCTCCTGTGGGGAAGTGACCTACACGCAGCCAGCTTAAAAGATGCCCAGCTTCGCGAAGCTGACCTCAGTGGGGCTATTTTAACCGGCGCGAACTTGTCTCATGCGAATCTCGTTAAAGCCAGCCTATGTGGGGCTAATTTGGCCCAGGCCAATCTCTCTGGTGCTTTGCTGTGCGACGCTGATTTGCGCTCAACAAGCGATCAGCGGACTGATTTGGGTCAGGCAAATTTAAGCCATGCCGACCTCAGCTACGCGCATCTCAACGGGGCTATTTTATGCAATGCCAATCTCTCTTATGCCAAGCTGTGCCGAGCCAACTTTAAAAAAGACGTTCACCCTGGCGGCTTCCCGACCCTGCTCAGCGGCGCGAACTTGCAAGGCGCGGATCTCAGCTATGCCGACCTAACTGGCGTGGACTTGAGCGAGGTCGATCTTAGGGGTGCCGACCTAACCGGAACGCTTTTAGATCCATAA
- a CDS encoding arsenic resistance protein — protein sequence MWKVLGFIQKHLVWSVPVCMVAGIIVGALVDPSALKALIIPLTFLMVYPMMINLQVQEVLSGGDYKVQLITQLMNFGLIPFFAFGMGKVFFADQPLVALGLLLASLLPTSGMTISWTGFARGNISAAIKMTVIGLILGSVATPFYAKWLMGTVVEIPLASIFKQIVIIVFLPMLLGFVTRVSLIRIVGERKYHQNLKRKFPAFSTLGVLGIVFVAMALKAKDIIASPMVLLSFLLPLAILYVVNFLLSTIVGKLFFNRGDAIALVYGTVMRNLSIALAIAMTAFGNEQGSEIALIIAMAYIIQVQAAAWYVRFTGRIFGPAPEPNPSLTRSPSH from the coding sequence ATGTGGAAGGTGTTGGGTTTCATTCAAAAGCATCTGGTTTGGTCTGTGCCGGTGTGCATGGTTGCAGGCATTATCGTTGGCGCGCTAGTTGATCCTTCTGCGCTGAAGGCGCTGATTATTCCACTCACCTTTTTGATGGTGTATCCGATGATGATCAACCTGCAAGTGCAGGAGGTGCTCTCAGGCGGCGATTACAAGGTGCAGCTCATCACGCAGCTGATGAATTTTGGCCTTATTCCCTTTTTTGCCTTTGGTATGGGCAAAGTGTTTTTTGCCGATCAGCCTTTAGTTGCGCTGGGCTTGCTGCTGGCTTCACTGCTACCGACTAGCGGCATGACTATTTCTTGGACAGGCTTTGCAAGAGGAAATATCAGCGCTGCTATCAAGATGACGGTGATTGGTCTTATCTTAGGCTCGGTGGCAACCCCCTTTTACGCGAAGTGGCTCATGGGGACAGTGGTAGAAATTCCCCTAGCGAGCATCTTCAAGCAAATTGTCATTATTGTATTTTTGCCGATGCTGCTAGGGTTCGTCACTCGCGTCTCGCTCATTAGAATTGTCGGTGAGCGTAAATATCATCAGAACCTAAAGAGAAAGTTTCCGGCCTTTTCAACGCTAGGCGTTTTAGGCATTGTGTTTGTGGCGATGGCGCTTAAAGCCAAAGACATTATTGCCAGTCCAATGGTGCTGCTGTCGTTTTTGTTGCCGCTGGCCATTTTGTATGTAGTGAACTTCTTGCTGAGTACGATTGTTGGCAAGTTGTTCTTTAATCGAGGAGATGCGATCGCTCTCGTCTACGGCACGGTGATGCGAAATCTCTCGATTGCGCTGGCGATCGCCATGACTGCCTTCGGCAATGAACAAGGCTCCGAAATTGCCTTAATCATCGCCATGGCCTACATCATCCAGGTTCAAGCCGCTGCCTGGTACGTGCGCTTTACCGGCAGAATCTTTGGCCCCGCTCCGGAGCCTAACCCTTCACTGACACGCTCTCCCTCGCATTAG
- a CDS encoding DUF302 domain-containing protein has product MYHFSKVVDVSFEEAITQVTESLKQEGLGILTEIDVQAAFKKKLGKDFRNYKILGACHPGIAYSMIQEDDKAGALYPCNVVVQEHEDGRVEVSAVDPLMMFLMVHSPEAKAIALEASEKMQAVIERLPAAVPMAVAA; this is encoded by the coding sequence ATGTATCACTTTAGTAAGGTTGTAGATGTCTCGTTTGAAGAGGCAATCACCCAAGTAACAGAATCGCTGAAACAAGAAGGGCTTGGCATCTTAACTGAGATTGACGTTCAGGCTGCTTTCAAAAAGAAGCTAGGCAAGGATTTTCGCAACTACAAAATTCTTGGGGCCTGCCACCCCGGAATTGCCTACAGCATGATTCAAGAGGATGACAAAGCCGGAGCACTGTATCCCTGCAATGTTGTTGTGCAAGAACATGAGGATGGCAGAGTTGAAGTCTCGGCGGTCGATCCGCTGATGATGTTCTTGATGGTACACAGCCCAGAGGCGAAGGCGATCGCGCTCGAAGCCAGCGAAAAAATGCAGGCTGTTATTGAGCGATTGCCTGCTGCTGTGCCGATGGCCGTGGCTGCTTAG
- a CDS encoding DUF3365 domain-containing protein: MFNTLFNLLPRQLSTKLFQPLMGIAIVLLMTVSWPTNAAAQPSLAQPNSTIPVEQLAKAVGEIENLDALRSGLASTLEGATEPPTMETMKEVCKPVGMQAQTLSKENGWQVKQIANKYRNPAHKPDNLHSKMALAKFKQTPELMGFWDRETLDNQAGTRYYRRINVEASCLACHGQKDNRPQFVKDNYSQDLAFDFNVGDLRGMYAVFIPDDVQEAVQSALTE, from the coding sequence ATGTTCAACACACTGTTTAATTTATTGCCAAGACAGCTATCTACAAAGCTATTTCAACCTCTGATGGGCATTGCGATAGTACTGCTCATGACTGTGAGCTGGCCTACGAACGCCGCCGCGCAGCCAAGTTTAGCTCAACCAAACTCAACTATCCCGGTTGAACAACTCGCCAAGGCCGTAGGAGAAATTGAAAACTTAGATGCGCTCCGCTCAGGCTTGGCCTCTACGCTAGAAGGTGCGACAGAACCGCCAACGATGGAGACGATGAAAGAAGTTTGCAAGCCAGTCGGAATGCAGGCCCAAACGCTCAGTAAAGAGAACGGCTGGCAGGTAAAACAGATCGCCAATAAATACCGAAACCCAGCACACAAGCCAGATAACCTCCACTCTAAAATGGCCTTGGCTAAGTTTAAACAAACGCCCGAGCTTATGGGCTTTTGGGATCGCGAAACGCTAGACAATCAAGCGGGCACTCGCTACTACCGGCGGATTAATGTTGAAGCGAGCTGTCTAGCTTGTCATGGCCAAAAAGACAATCGACCTCAGTTTGTAAAAGACAACTATTCACAAGATTTAGCCTTCGACTTTAACGTAGGTGATCTGCGCGGCATGTATGCCGTTTTTATTCCCGACGATGTTCAAGAAGCTGTTCAATCAGCGCTGACTGAATAA
- a CDS encoding NAD(P)/FAD-dependent oxidoreductase: MANIVVVGAGLAGLPAAYELRYLLPKEHTVTLVSSEPNFTFIPGLVQVALNLKPLSHVQLDLARLAKRHHLNWMPGKVVKLDPKTRCLTVVGEPVEGEAGTDTEIEYDYLAIATGASLALDLVPGLGPHGGYTHSICTPDHALTARQAWVGFLENPGPIVIGAAPGAGCFGPAYEFALMADHELRRKGLRDQVSITYLTPEPYVGHLGVSNVKHARRLTAELMQERDITVVENVAITTVDEQAVHLRDGRIYPFKYSMILPAFRGAGFIREVPGLGDEKGFIPILPTQRHPDFPEIYAAGVSTQMAQPDQTQVPIGLPKSGQMAEAMATAVAHNIAVELGVIKDSLKVPTLEALCFAEFGETGIAYIAAPVLADLKTGKRKRSYAVRGPWVVWVKAAFEEYFMVKMRTGVGLPWFEKLGLRTLFGLKMLKSLSEPLSVTLPNRASVDQEKITVDTTHG, translated from the coding sequence ATGGCAAATATTGTTGTCGTTGGAGCAGGACTCGCCGGACTTCCGGCAGCCTATGAGTTGCGCTACCTGCTACCCAAAGAGCATACGGTCACGCTAGTTTCTAGCGAGCCAAATTTCACTTTTATTCCCGGACTGGTTCAAGTCGCGCTCAATCTTAAGCCGCTATCGCATGTTCAATTAGACTTAGCGCGGCTGGCAAAGCGTCATCACCTTAACTGGATGCCCGGTAAAGTGGTCAAGCTCGATCCGAAAACGCGATGTTTGACTGTCGTAGGAGAGCCCGTTGAAGGCGAGGCGGGAACTGACACCGAGATTGAATATGACTATTTAGCGATCGCCACGGGTGCATCTCTTGCCCTAGATCTCGTTCCAGGGCTTGGCCCGCACGGTGGCTACACTCACTCTATCTGTACGCCAGACCATGCCCTCACTGCCCGCCAAGCCTGGGTAGGCTTCCTCGAAAATCCTGGGCCGATTGTAATCGGCGCTGCACCGGGTGCAGGGTGCTTTGGCCCTGCATACGAATTTGCACTCATGGCCGACCATGAGTTGCGTCGCAAGGGACTGCGCGATCAGGTTTCTATTACCTATCTCACACCCGAACCTTATGTAGGTCATTTGGGCGTCTCTAACGTGAAACACGCTCGCAGACTCACAGCTGAGTTGATGCAGGAGAGAGATATCACTGTTGTTGAAAATGTGGCCATTACCACCGTTGACGAGCAGGCGGTGCATTTAAGAGATGGACGAATCTACCCGTTCAAATACTCGATGATTTTACCGGCCTTTCGGGGTGCGGGCTTTATCAGAGAAGTGCCCGGACTAGGCGATGAAAAAGGGTTTATTCCCATCTTGCCGACCCAGCGCCATCCTGACTTTCCTGAAATTTATGCAGCGGGTGTGAGTACCCAAATGGCCCAGCCCGATCAGACTCAGGTGCCCATTGGGTTGCCTAAAAGTGGACAAATGGCCGAAGCGATGGCCACGGCTGTTGCTCACAATATTGCTGTGGAGCTAGGCGTAATTAAAGATTCGCTGAAAGTCCCTACGCTGGAGGCGCTTTGCTTCGCAGAATTTGGCGAGACTGGCATTGCCTACATTGCCGCGCCTGTGCTAGCCGATCTTAAAACAGGAAAGCGAAAACGTTCCTATGCCGTCAGGGGGCCATGGGTTGTGTGGGTAAAAGCAGCCTTTGAAGAGTACTTCATGGTCAAGATGCGTACAGGGGTCGGCCTGCCGTGGTTCGAGAAGCTAGGGCTAAGAACGTTGTTCGGGCTAAAGATGCTGAAGTCTTTGTCCGAACCCTTATCGGTGACGTTGCCCAATAGGGCCTCAGTAGATCAAGAGAAAATCACTGTTGATACAACCCACGGATAG
- the petC gene encoding cytochrome b6-f complex iron-sulfur subunit — translation MDQALPSDNLSPDIPSLSRRQLLNFLTGAAVAVTAGGALYPVGKFFVPPKEVSEGGGILAKDRLGNPIPASQILTEPPGSRALVAGLAGEPTYMTVNEDGTLSDRGIVDNCTHLGCTFPWNPRDQQFQCPCHGSLYDPDGSVVRGPAPLPLKIVHVAVKEDAIWLYPWTETDPRTNQKPWWV, via the coding sequence ATGGATCAAGCACTTCCGTCCGATAATCTCTCGCCCGATATTCCGTCGCTCTCTAGACGGCAACTGCTCAACTTTTTAACTGGCGCAGCCGTCGCTGTCACCGCAGGTGGCGCACTCTACCCGGTGGGTAAATTCTTTGTGCCGCCCAAAGAGGTGTCAGAAGGCGGTGGTATTTTAGCTAAAGACAGATTGGGTAATCCGATTCCGGCCAGTCAAATTTTGACAGAGCCACCTGGTTCGCGCGCCCTAGTCGCTGGGCTGGCTGGAGAACCCACTTACATGACTGTGAATGAAGACGGTACTCTAAGCGATAGAGGAATTGTTGATAACTGCACGCATTTAGGCTGCACCTTTCCCTGGAATCCAAGAGATCAACAATTCCAATGTCCCTGTCACGGCTCTCTCTACGACCCAGATGGAAGTGTCGTTAGAGGGCCAGCCCCTTTGCCCTTGAAGATTGTTCATGTCGCGGTAAAAGAGGACGCCATTTGGCTCTATCCCTGGACTGAAACAGATCCTAGAACAAACCAGAAACCTTGGTGGGTTTAA
- a CDS encoding DUF2202 domain-containing protein, with protein MPTSANETPNERTQQAMTEAINDEYRARAFYQAVIEKFGAVRPFSNIVQAEDRHVQRWQSLFNQYGLPIPEDTFAGNVEAPETLAAACEMGIEAEIADAQMYERFLTFVEEPDLRATFTQLQQVSQNNHKVAFERCARRLSSGRQQGQHHGQHHGHGQGSQGNRRNRRHQLL; from the coding sequence ATGCCAACCAGCGCCAACGAGACACCTAATGAGAGAACCCAGCAAGCCATGACCGAGGCTATCAATGACGAATATCGGGCTAGGGCATTCTATCAGGCAGTCATTGAAAAATTTGGTGCGGTGCGGCCTTTTAGTAACATTGTTCAAGCAGAAGATCGCCATGTTCAACGGTGGCAGTCACTGTTTAATCAGTACGGCTTACCCATTCCTGAAGACACTTTTGCAGGCAATGTAGAAGCGCCTGAAACCCTCGCAGCTGCTTGCGAAATGGGTATTGAAGCTGAAATCGCCGACGCTCAAATGTACGAAAGATTCTTGACCTTTGTTGAAGAGCCTGACTTGAGAGCGACCTTTACTCAATTACAGCAGGTTTCACAAAACAATCATAAAGTCGCTTTTGAACGCTGTGCTCGTCGGCTGTCTTCAGGCCGTCAGCAAGGTCAGCACCATGGTCAGCACCATGGACATGGTCAAGGCAGTCAAGGCAACCGCCGAAATAGGAGACACCAATTATTATGA
- a CDS encoding Dps family protein, whose product MSIDIGIEEQDRKEIAQGLSRLLADTYTLYLKTHNFHWNVTGPMFRTLHLMFEEQYTELALAVDLIAERIRSIGFPAPGTYHEFAKLSSISEEVGVLDAEDMIRKLVEGQEAVVRTARSLFQTLERTHDEPTADLLTQRMQVHEKTAWMLRSLLEE is encoded by the coding sequence ATGTCCATCGATATTGGTATTGAAGAACAGGATCGTAAGGAGATTGCCCAAGGTCTTTCTAGATTACTGGCAGATACTTATACGCTGTACTTGAAGACTCATAATTTTCACTGGAATGTCACTGGCCCTATGTTTCGGACACTGCATCTGATGTTTGAAGAGCAGTATACCGAGCTGGCTTTGGCCGTGGATTTAATCGCTGAACGCATTAGATCTATAGGGTTTCCAGCCCCAGGCACCTATCATGAGTTTGCCAAGCTCTCTTCAATCAGCGAAGAAGTCGGTGTGCTGGACGCTGAAGACATGATCCGTAAGTTAGTGGAAGGCCAAGAAGCGGTTGTTCGTACTGCGCGATCGCTTTTTCAAACACTGGAGCGTACTCACGACGAACCGACCGCAGACTTACTCACCCAGCGTATGCAGGTGCATGAAAAAACAGCGTGGATGCTGAGAAGTTTGTTGGAAGAGTAG
- the psbA gene encoding photosystem II q(b) protein encodes MSTSIRYRRGPSLSLSDLWEQFCEWVTSTQNRIYIGWFGVLMIPTLAVATIVFAIAIVSAPPVDLDGIREPIFGSILTGNNPVTAAVVPTSAAIGLHFYPLWEASSVAEWLYNGGPYQLIVFHFLIGIWAYLGRQWELSYRLGMRPWIAVAFSAPVAAATAVLLVYPIGQGSFSEGMPLGISGTFHFMLTLQSRHNVLMHPFHMLGVAGIFGGALLSALHGSLVTASLIRETSEIESANAGYRFGQQEATYNVVAGHVGFLGHLLIPSASVGNSRSVHFMLAALPTLGIWFATLGIGLMAFNLNGFNFNHSILDSQGRPIRTSAELISRATQGIQSMHAVNAHNFPLLLSSGEATPVALSLPAALPTLAAS; translated from the coding sequence ATGAGTACTTCAATTAGATATAGACGCGGACCCAGTCTGAGCCTTTCAGACCTATGGGAGCAGTTTTGTGAGTGGGTTACCAGTACCCAAAACCGGATTTACATCGGCTGGTTTGGCGTGCTGATGATTCCTACGCTAGCAGTGGCAACCATTGTCTTTGCGATCGCCATTGTCTCAGCCCCACCCGTTGATCTAGACGGCATTCGAGAACCTATCTTTGGCTCTATTCTCACCGGCAACAATCCAGTCACTGCGGCGGTTGTGCCCACTTCTGCCGCCATCGGACTTCACTTTTACCCGCTATGGGAAGCTAGCTCAGTCGCTGAGTGGCTGTATAACGGTGGCCCCTATCAGCTAATTGTGTTTCACTTCTTGATCGGTATCTGGGCCTACTTGGGTCGCCAGTGGGAGCTGAGCTACCGCCTTGGCATGCGTCCTTGGATTGCGGTTGCGTTTTCGGCCCCTGTCGCCGCTGCGACTGCTGTTCTATTGGTCTACCCTATCGGGCAGGGCAGTTTTTCAGAAGGGATGCCTTTGGGTATTTCAGGCACATTTCACTTCATGCTCACGCTCCAATCCCGTCATAACGTGCTGATGCATCCCTTCCACATGCTGGGTGTTGCGGGTATTTTCGGCGGCGCTTTGCTCAGCGCACTCCATGGTTCTTTGGTCACTGCCAGCCTGATTCGTGAGACCTCTGAGATAGAATCTGCTAACGCAGGCTACCGCTTTGGTCAGCAAGAGGCGACCTACAATGTTGTTGCGGGCCATGTCGGGTTCTTGGGACATCTGCTTATTCCCAGTGCGTCAGTGGGCAACAGTCGATCGGTTCATTTCATGTTAGCCGCGTTGCCGACCCTCGGCATCTGGTTTGCCACGCTGGGCATCGGGTTGATGGCGTTTAACCTCAACGGGTTTAACTTTAACCACTCTATTCTCGATAGTCAGGGTCGCCCTATTCGCACCTCTGCTGAGCTGATCAGTCGGGCTACCCAAGGCATTCAATCGATGCACGCTGTGAATGCTCACAATTTCCCGCTGTTGCTATCTAGCGGTGAGGCAACGCCTGTGGCCTTGAGCCTTCCGGCTGCTCTGCCAACGCTTGCGGCAAGCTAG
- a CDS encoding rhodanese-like domain-containing protein, which produces MTSVSSTTPHIVSLSPEEFVQLASPPRLLDVRTSVEYRSFHAPTALNLSMQRILLSQIPWLQNWVLPRWFRALPKDEPLAVVCLTSHRSPIVAKALVKLGFSNIFNISGGMMSWKKAALPIQNNKSSQ; this is translated from the coding sequence ATGACATCTGTGTCTTCTACAACGCCGCACATCGTCTCTTTGTCTCCGGAAGAGTTCGTTCAGCTTGCCAGCCCACCGCGATTACTGGATGTGCGTACATCCGTTGAATATCGCTCTTTTCACGCGCCTACAGCATTAAACCTCAGTATGCAGCGCATTTTGCTCAGCCAGATTCCATGGCTGCAAAACTGGGTTCTCCCTCGGTGGTTTCGAGCACTGCCCAAAGATGAACCCCTTGCGGTAGTTTGTCTGACATCGCATCGGAGTCCGATTGTTGCTAAAGCGCTGGTGAAATTAGGCTTTTCGAATATCTTCAATATTTCGGGCGGCATGATGAGTTGGAAAAAAGCAGCGTTACCTATCCAAAACAACAAGTCTTCTCAGTAA